Proteins encoded together in one Impatiens glandulifera chromosome 1, dImpGla2.1, whole genome shotgun sequence window:
- the LOC124909697 gene encoding zinc finger CCCH domain-containing protein 3-like, with product MGFSDVYNFWFSTPKNGVMVYAFLGKSGLTELVGAKKMAAQLNSECFNYLVDQNVTDFVNRVDSEWVWLRVYHNGSISNPPLRELEDAVRKLQVDQNNGSLVSYPDFLGELDNIHYLRTGQCGYKSNCKFNHPSFVGHGETNGEEFPESVWQPDCMHYLKTGTYKYRLSCKYYHPADRNGAGQVLYNTWGLPLRQEEKSCLSVVQFSSPPFAPGPPLQGFQNYEFVIVSSQSMVSSNGWNTYLGCHVPVLGSDLSYYKNVVELGYSSIHPLSSTINSYLPERPDKPECRNYLSTENYKYGSSCKYHHPWDRAPQWTAYTLGPLGQ from the exons ATGGGGTTCTCGGACGTATATAATTTTTGGTTTAGTACTCCAAAGAATGGGGTGATGGTTTATGCTTTTCTTGGAAAATCTGGACTTACAGAACTTGTTGGTGCTAAAAAAATGGCTGCTCAATTAAATTCAGAATGCTTTAATTATTTAGTTGATCAAAATGTCACTGATTTTGTCAACAGGGTTGATAGTGAATGGGTTTGGTTAAGGGTATATCACAATGGTAGCATTTCCAATCCGCCACTTAGAGAACTTGAGGATGCTGTAAGAAAGTTGCAAGTTGATCAGAATAATGGTAGCTTGGTTTCTTATCCTGATTTCCTTGGTGAACTGGACAACATACACTATTTAAGGACTGGACAATGTGGTTACAAAAGCAATTGTAAGTTCAATCACCCTTCTTTTGTTGGACATGGAGAAACCAATGGAGAAGAATTTCCAGAAAGTGTTTGGCAACCTGATTGTATGCACTATCTTAAGACAGGAACCTACAAATATAGATTATCCTGTAAATATTATCATCCGGCAGATAGAAATGGTGCTGGACAGGTTTTGTACAATACTTGGGGCCTTCCTTTGCGACAGGAAGAAAAGTCAT GCTTGTCAGTCGTGCAATTCTCTAGTCCTCCATTTGCACCTGGACCACCCTTGCAGGGGTTTCAAAACTATGAATTTGTTATTGTATCATCTCAAAGCATGGTATCTTCAAATGGATGGAATACTTATTTGGGATGTCATGTGCCTGTTTTGGGATCAGATCTTAGTTATTACAAAAATGTGGTGGAATTAGGATACAGTTCAATACATCCCTTGTCGTCAACAATTAATTCTTATCTTCCTGAAAGACCAGATAAACCAGAATGCCGAAATTACTTGAGTACAGAAAACTACAAATATGGATCTAGTTGCAAGTACCATCACCCTTGGGATCGAGCTCCTCAATGGACTGCATACACTTTAGGCCCGCTAGGACAGTGA